Genomic window (Pseudovibrio brasiliensis):
GCTGGATGGCCTGCCGATTGAAGAGATCTCTGAGGTTCCTTATCGCTCGCAAGTTCCGGGCAGGGGCCATCTGTGCGGTCATGATGGGCATATGGTGATGGTGCTGGGCGTCGCGCATATGCTGGCAAAACATCCGCCGCAAAAGGGCCGTGTGCTACTCATGTTCCAGCCAGCGGAAGAAACAGGGGCGGGTGCTCCAGCTGTTATCGCGGATCCAAAGTTCGCTGAATTTCGCCCTGATTTTGCATTCTCATTACATAACCTGCCGGGCCGCCCACTGGGAGAGGTGAGCATATGCCGTGAGTATGCCAACTGCGCCTCTCGTGGCATGCAGATCAACCTGCGTGGCAAGAGTTCTCACGCGGCGGCTCCGGAAGATGGCTTGTCTCCGGCCACAGCAATGGCAACGCTTATGGGAGAGTTGGCTGCACTGGGTGCTGGCGGAGAGGTGAATGATCAGTTTGCGCTCAGCACCTTAACCCATGCCCGTTTAGGAGAGCCGACATTTGGCATTGCACCGGGCTTTGGGGAGCTGCGCGTCACGCTGCGCTCCATCAATGATGCCTTGATGGATGATATGGTCGCACGGGCAGAGCAAGCTGTTGCGAGTGCAACGAAAGATCTGGAAGTCTCCATCTTCTGGCACGACATCTTTCTGGCTTGCGTCAACCATCCGGAGAGCCGGGATCACATCATCAAAGCAGCAAAGCACAATGGTGCAGCGCTGAAGGAACTGGACTACCCAATGCGATGGTCAGAAGATTTTGGTCGGTTCGGATTGGATGGAGCCAAATCAGCTATGTTCTTTTTAGGCTCAGGCGAAAACCAACCTCAGCTGCATAATCCGGACTATGACTTCCCGGATGAGCTGATCCCAATCGGTACATCAATGTTCACCACATTGATTGACCAGCTGCTTGGATTAAATGATTGATTTTTAAAGCTCATGCCCGCCGCACAAAACCTCGACGGGCATGAAAATTCACATCAGTGACGCGGTGACAAATGCAGTCCCGCAATCGTGCAACGCACAGAACCACCAGCCAGTTCCAATGTTGGAATAGCTAGCGGCAGTAATATCGCGGAAGCTGAAATACGTTCCCGCTGTTCTTCCGTCAGAACATCATAAGCCGTCTGAGAAAGCGCAAGCAGCGGACCGTCTTTGCCCATCAGCTCGATTGCATTGCCTGCAAAGGATGACACCTGCGCATTGCTCAGCTCAATCACATCACGTCCGGTCGATTGCAAACGAGAGATCACTTCAGCACGCCGTGCAGTGTCCGTGATCATCTCAGTGCCGATCAGCGCAAAGTTGGTTCCAACGCACATCAAAACATTGGTGTGGTAGATGGAGGTGCCTTTGTCGTCTTCCGCCGCGAACACCATTGGCTCGAAGTTGAAGTGCGTACAAAAGCGCTCCAGTGCAATCGGGTTGGTCCGGTCACTTTCAACCGCATAGGCCACACGGTCGATATGATCGAGCACCATAGCGCCGGTGCCTTCCAGAAAAAGACCATCCTGCTCAAGGCCGGAATAATCAATCACATCCTGCACACGGTAGTTACTCTTGAGCATCTCAAGAATGTCCTGACGACGCTCCAGGCGGCGGTTTTCTGCCTTCATCGGGAAGATGGCCACATGACCGCCCGCGTGGGTAGAGAACCAATTGTTTGGGAAAACGCAATCCGGAAGCCCCGGATTATCGCCCTCAAAAACATGCACCCGAACCCCATGAGCTTCCAGCTGCGCAATCATGGCAGAGTGCTCATCGTAAGCCTGCTTGGCATGGTCCGCATCTGTTGTGATCTCTGCCTGAAAGGCATTGTCAGCAGCAGTTTCAGCGTTGACTGAGAAGTGATGGGGCCGAACCATCACAACGGCACCCGGAGCCTGAACAGAGGTCCGGTTCATGCAGTCTCTCCACCTTCAGGATTGGCGCGCATCACCATCCCAAAGAGGTCGCGTGGATCATCCGGATCTGCCAGCATGTCTAGATCATGATAAAGGCCAGTACCTTCCAGCTGATCGCGAACATAACGCAGAGCGGAGAAGTCCTCGATCGCAAAGCCAACGCCATCAAACAGAGTAATCTGACGATCGCTGGTGCGGCCCTCTGCCTGTCCGGTGATAACCTTCCACATTTCAGTAACCGGGAAGTCTTCCGGCATCTGCTGGATTTCACCTTCAACACGGGTCTGTGGTGGATACTCAACAAACACGTCAGAGCGGGAGAGAATTCCGCTCGCAAGCTCGGTTTTGCCTGGGCAGTCACCACCAATTGCGTTGATGTGCACACCGGTGCCGACCATATTGTCGGAAAGAACGGTCGCGTTCTGCTTGTCAGCCGTACAGGTGGTGATGATCTGCGCGCCAAGAGCGGCTTCTTCCGGGCTCTTGCATGGTTGCAAGGTCAAACCACGACCTTCCAGATTACGCATTAGTTTCTCTGTCGCTTTTGGATCAATGTCATAAAGGCGCAAGGTTTTGATGCCGCAAATCTCCTTCATGGCCAGCGCCTGAAACT
Coding sequences:
- a CDS encoding amidohydrolase; translation: MLDAAVMALPDKQLEELTKVRQSLHMSPEASGEEEQTAQFVVEQLTQIGADRVVSGIGGFGVIAEYQGAADGPTVMIRCELDGLPIEEISEVPYRSQVPGRGHLCGHDGHMVMVLGVAHMLAKHPPQKGRVLLMFQPAEETGAGAPAVIADPKFAEFRPDFAFSLHNLPGRPLGEVSICREYANCASRGMQINLRGKSSHAAAPEDGLSPATAMATLMGELAALGAGGEVNDQFALSTLTHARLGEPTFGIAPGFGELRVTLRSINDALMDDMVARAEQAVASATKDLEVSIFWHDIFLACVNHPESRDHIIKAAKHNGAALKELDYPMRWSEDFGRFGLDGAKSAMFFLGSGENQPQLHNPDYDFPDELIPIGTSMFTTLIDQLLGLND
- the ctlX gene encoding citrulline utilization hydrolase CtlX, which gives rise to MNRTSVQAPGAVVMVRPHHFSVNAETAADNAFQAEITTDADHAKQAYDEHSAMIAQLEAHGVRVHVFEGDNPGLPDCVFPNNWFSTHAGGHVAIFPMKAENRRLERRQDILEMLKSNYRVQDVIDYSGLEQDGLFLEGTGAMVLDHIDRVAYAVESDRTNPIALERFCTHFNFEPMVFAAEDDKGTSIYHTNVLMCVGTNFALIGTEMITDTARRAEVISRLQSTGRDVIELSNAQVSSFAGNAIELMGKDGPLLALSQTAYDVLTEEQRERISASAILLPLAIPTLELAGGSVRCTIAGLHLSPRH
- a CDS encoding ornithine cyclodeaminase; amino-acid sequence: MSAPAPSERAFVPFVSVDNMMKLVHRIGVETMLSGIAEYVEEDFRRWELFDKTPRVASHSKEGVIELMPTSDGVTYGFKYVNGHPKNTKEGLQTVTAFGLLADVYTGYPVLLTEMTVLTALRTAATSAVVAKHLAPKDAQTMAMIGNGAQSEFQALAMKEICGIKTLRLYDIDPKATEKLMRNLEGRGLTLQPCKSPEEAALGAQIITTCTADKQNATVLSDNMVGTGVHINAIGGDCPGKTELASGILSRSDVFVEYPPQTRVEGEIQQMPEDFPVTEMWKVITGQAEGRTSDRQITLFDGVGFAIEDFSALRYVRDQLEGTGLYHDLDMLADPDDPRDLFGMVMRANPEGGETA